A portion of the Ascochyta rabiei chromosome 13, complete sequence genome contains these proteins:
- a CDS encoding mRNA splicing protein gives MRLTKGRTSVFASRLADFNFLPDACNRRKRLHPRALPWYPAPIQLVSPSRAVCASRALGSESLRHLGDQQPSCSPRAEAATAPANPTLSFGRRTTPCTPPPLQPSQAVEKMVDAKIQELLSKPRSELTEYEVSQVEEHELTTGPLSILQTAVRSRTQVLISCRNNRKILARVKAFDRHCNMVLENAKEMWTETPRLANGAQGRKVNKDRFISKLFLRGDSVILVLLS, from the exons ATGCGGCTGACTAAGGGCCGCACTAGCGTCTTTGCGTCGAGGCTAGCTGACTTCAACTTCTTGCCTGACGCCTGCAACCGCCGAAAACGACTCCATCCACGCGCGTTGCCGTGGTATCCCGCTCCTATACAGCTGGTCAGTCCCTCTCGTGCTGTCTGTGCGTCACGTGCGCTAGGCTCCGAGTCCCTGCGACACCTCGGCGACCAGCAACCGTCCTGTTCTCCGCGCGCAGAAGCTGCAACAGCACCAGCTAACCCTACCCTAAGCTTCGGTCGTCGCACTACACCTTGCACCCCCCCCCCTCTTCAACCCTCACAAGCGGTGGAAAAGATGGTCGACGCAAAGATCCA AGAGCTTCTCTCCAAGCCGCGCTCAGAGTTGAC TGAGTACGAAGTGTCCCAGGTCGAAGAGCACGAGCTCACCACCGGTCCTCTCTCCATCCTCCAGACCGCCGTCCGCTCGCGCACACAAGTCCTCATCTCCTGCCGAAACAACCGAAAGATCCTTGCCCGTGTCAAGGCCTTCGACCGCCACTGCAACATGGTCCTCGAAAACGCAAAGGAAATGTGGACGGAGACCCCGCGGTTAGCGAACGGCGCCCAGGGAAGGAAGGTCAACAAGGACCGTTTCATCTCGAAGCT TTTCCTCCGCGGCGATTCGGTCATTCTTGTTCTGTTGTCTTAA
- a CDS encoding mRNA splicing protein, variant 2: MRLTKGRTSVFASRLADFNFLPDACNRRKRLHPRALPWYPAPIQLVSPSRAVCASRALGSESLRHLGDQQPSCSPRAEAATAPANPTLSFGRRTTPCTPPPLQPSQAVEKMVDAKIQCVPPPSPLTPHALTRHRELLSKPRSELTYVCPAPQRRVQGDTDSPAVSTKCPRSKSTSSPPVLSPSSRPPSARAHKSSSPAETTERSLPVSRPSTATATWSSKTQRKCGRRPRG, encoded by the coding sequence ATGCGGCTGACTAAGGGCCGCACTAGCGTCTTTGCGTCGAGGCTAGCTGACTTCAACTTCTTGCCTGACGCCTGCAACCGCCGAAAACGACTCCATCCACGCGCGTTGCCGTGGTATCCCGCTCCTATACAGCTGGTCAGTCCCTCTCGTGCTGTCTGTGCGTCACGTGCGCTAGGCTCCGAGTCCCTGCGACACCTCGGCGACCAGCAACCGTCCTGTTCTCCGCGCGCAGAAGCTGCAACAGCACCAGCTAACCCTACCCTAAGCTTCGGTCGTCGCACTACACCTTGCACCCCCCCCCCTCTTCAACCCTCACAAGCGGTGGAAAAGATGGTCGACGCAAAGATCCAGTGCGTACCTCCCCCCTCCCCGCTGACACCACATGCGCTAACACGTCACAGAGAGCTTCTCTCCAAGCCGCGCTCAGAGTTGACGTATGTATGCCCTGCACCTCAGAGACGCGTACAAGGAGACACTGACAGCCCTGCAGTGAGTACGAAGTGTCCCAGGTCGAAGAGCACGAGCTCACCACCGGTCCTCTCTCCATCCTCCAGACCGCCGTCCGCTCGCGCACACAAGTCCTCATCTCCTGCCGAAACAACCGAAAGATCCTTGCCCGTGTCAAGGCCTTCGACCGCCACTGCAACATGGTCCTCGAAAACGCAAAGGAAATGTGGACGGAGACCCCGCGGTTAG
- a CDS encoding dihydroxyacetone kinase Dak1: MSSKHFIHDPTHLVTTALLSIPHTNPSVRCDIENKIIYSANGASQVSIVSGGGSGHEPSFASFVGHGLLSGAVAGTIFASPSAEQVRRCILHRVGRDKGVLVVVMNYTGDVLNFGMAVEKARAAGIEVDMVVVGDDAGVGRARGGKVGRRGIAGTVLVHKVAGALAARGASLKDVTRVAQLVADNTVSIGSSLSHVHVPGRREPEDDALREGEVEIGMGIHNEAGSERKSTDLPGLVKTMLEHCLDTADQDRSFSSIKERDEVVLLVNNLGGVSPLELGGITNEVVEQLEGSFKIKPVRILSGTFMTSLNGLGFSVSLLKVVDLQLGGGPSLLELLDAPAEASGWSAAISSGTWQKRGQTAEEEKQTDGEEIQPSTLRVDPKQAKSTLTTALERLISAEPDVTRYDTIVGDGDCGIGLKRGAESILKMLETANDTDDVLILVNNIIQVVEVSMDGTSGAIYAIFLNALAHGLRQNAPSSPGPVTPEIWAKALGSSLKALGKYTPAQPGDRTLIDALHPFVQTLLKTSNIDEAAAAAENGAQGTKGMKASLGRTVYVGGQGFQEVPDPGAHGLAELLLGLSEGLKR; the protein is encoded by the exons ATGTCGT CCAAACACTTCATCCACGACCCGACGCACCTCGTGACCACAGCGCTGCTGAGCATCCCGCACACCAACCCGTCGGTGCGGTGTGACATTGAGAACAAGATCATATACAGCGCCAACGGCGCATCGCAGGTCTCGATTGTGTCGGGCGGCGGCTCAGGCCACGAACCCTCGTTTGCATCGTTTGTGGGGCATGGCCTCCTCAGCGGCGCGGTGGCCGGCACCATCTTTGCGTCGCCGTCTGCAGAGCAGGTTCGCCGGTGCATTCTCCACCGCGTCGGTAGGGATAAGGGTGTCCTGGTCGTGGTAATGAACTACACGGGCGATGTGCTGAATTTTGGCATGGCCGTGGAGAAAGCTAGAGCCGCGGGCATTGAGGTCGATATGGTTGTTGTTGGAGACGACGCGGGCGTCGGGAGGGCGAGAGGTGGTAAGGTGGGCAGAAGAGGTATTGCAGGGACGGTGCTTGTGCACAAGGTTGCCGGTGCGCTGGCGGCAAGAGG AGCGAGCCTAAAGGATGTCACAAGGGTCGCGCAGCTGGTTGCTGATAACACTGTCTCGATTGGCTCGTCCTTGTCGCACGTCCACGTCCCTGGACGCAGAGAGCCAGAGGACGACGCGTTGAGAGAGGGTGAAGTCGAGATCGGGATGGGCATTCATAACGAAGCTGGATCGGAGAGAAAGTCAACTGATCTGCCAGGCTTGGTGAAGACGATGCTCGAGCACTGCTTGGACACCGCGGACCAGGATCGCAGCTTCTCTAGCATCAAGGAAAGAGACGAGGTCGTTCTCTTGGTGAACAACCTCGGTGGAGTCAGTCCGCTGGAACTCGGAGGCATCACAAATGAGGTTGTGGAACAGCTGGAGGGAAGCTTCAAGATCAAGCCCGTCAGGATACTGTCAGGAACGTTCATGACGAGCCTGAACGGTCTTGGCTTCAGTGTCAGTCTGCTGAAGGTAGTTGATCTTCAGCTCGGCGGTGGTCCTTCTTTACTGGAACTCCTGGACGCACCTGCAGAGGCGAGTGGCTGGTCTGCGGCCATCAGTAGCGGTACCTGGCAGAAACGGGGACAAACAGCAGAGGAAGAAAAGCAGACGGACGGGGAAGAGATCCAGCCAAGCACGCTGAGGG TTGACCCTAAGCAAGCCAAGTCAACATTGACGACCGCATTAGAACGGCTCATTTCGGCCGAGCCAGATGTCACAAGATACGATACGATAGTAGGTGACGGAGACTGCGGCATTGGCCTAAAGCGTGGCGCGGAGT CGATTCTCAAGATGCTCGAAACGGCAAACGATACCGACGATGTGCTGATTCTCGTCAACAACATCATTCAGGTGGTTGAGGTGTCCATGGACGGGACTTCTGGTGCTATATATGCCATTTTCCTGAATGCGCTCGCCCATGGATTGCGACAGAATGCGCCATCTTCACCGGGGCCAGTTACCCCCGAGATCTGGGCAAAAGCCTTGGGCTCATCCCTCAAAGCACTTGGCAAGTACACGCCAGCTCAGCCTGGAGACCGAACCCTGATCGACGCGTTACATCCGTTTGTCCAGACACTGTTGAAGACAAGCAATATCGACGAGGCTGCAGCAGCTGCGGAGAATGGCGCGCAGGGAACAAAAGGGATGAAAGCGAGCTTGGGCAGGACCGTGTATGTTGGAGGCCAAGGGTTCCAGGAGGTTCCAGATCCCGGTGCCCATGGCCTCGCTGAACTACTGCTGGGCCTGAGTGAAGGACTGAAGAGGTGA